One region of Streptomyces subrutilus genomic DNA includes:
- the hemB gene encoding porphobilinogen synthase, whose product MSAYGSFPGSRPRRLRTTPAMRRMVAENRLHPSDLILPAFVREGISEPLAISAMPGVVQHTRDTLRKAAVEAVEAGVAGIMLFGVPADENKDALGTAGTEPDGILQVAIRDVKAEVGDDLVIMSDLCLDEYTDHGHCGVLDEHGRVDNDATLERYAEMAQVQADAGVHVVGPSGMMDGQVGVIRDALDETGHEDVSILAYTAKYSSAFYGPFREAVASSLQGDRKTYQQDPANARESLRELALDLEEGADMVMVKPAGPYLDILYRVAQSVDVPVAAYQISGEFAMIEAAAEKGWIERDRAILETLLGIKRAGADTILTYWATEAAGWLRQA is encoded by the coding sequence ATGAGCGCGTACGGATCCTTCCCCGGCTCCCGGCCCCGCCGGCTGCGCACCACCCCGGCGATGCGGCGGATGGTCGCGGAGAACCGGCTGCACCCCTCGGACCTGATCCTGCCGGCGTTCGTGCGCGAGGGCATCAGCGAGCCCCTGGCGATCTCGGCGATGCCGGGCGTGGTCCAGCACACGCGGGACACGCTGCGCAAGGCCGCGGTGGAGGCGGTGGAGGCCGGGGTCGCGGGGATCATGCTCTTCGGTGTCCCGGCGGACGAGAACAAGGACGCGCTGGGCACGGCGGGCACCGAGCCGGACGGGATCCTGCAGGTAGCGATCCGGGACGTGAAGGCGGAGGTCGGCGACGACCTGGTGATCATGTCGGACCTGTGCCTGGACGAGTACACCGACCACGGCCACTGCGGGGTCCTCGACGAGCACGGCCGTGTGGACAACGACGCGACGCTGGAGCGGTACGCGGAGATGGCGCAGGTCCAGGCCGACGCGGGCGTCCACGTGGTGGGCCCGAGCGGCATGATGGACGGTCAGGTCGGGGTGATCCGCGACGCGCTGGACGAGACCGGCCACGAGGACGTCTCGATCCTCGCCTACACGGCGAAGTACTCCTCCGCCTTCTACGGCCCCTTCCGCGAGGCCGTCGCCTCCTCCCTCCAGGGCGACCGCAAGACCTACCAGCAGGACCCGGCGAACGCCCGGGAGTCCCTGCGGGAGCTGGCGCTGGACCTGGAGGAGGGCGCCGACATGGTCATGGTCAAGCCGGCCGGCCCCTACCTGGACATCCTGTACCGGGTGGCGCAGTCGGTGGACGTACCGGTGGCGGCGTACCAGATCAGCGGCGAGTTCGCGATGATCGAGGCGGCGGCGGAGAAGGGCTGGATCGAGCGCGACCGCGCCATCCTGGAAACCCTGCTGGGCATCAAGCGCGCGGGCGCGGACACGATCCTGACGTACTGGGCGACGGAGGCCGCGGGCTGGCTGCGGCAGGCCTGA
- a CDS encoding DUF1876 domain-containing protein produces MATLVGWHVELEFTEEGHRTSAAALVRLGDGSEIKARGYALRHPSDPEQLRVGEEIAGARALMDLASQMLQKAHAEIDEATGRHSYPINQ; encoded by the coding sequence ATGGCCACGCTCGTCGGGTGGCATGTGGAGCTCGAATTCACCGAGGAGGGCCACCGCACGAGTGCGGCGGCCCTGGTCAGACTCGGGGACGGCTCCGAGATCAAGGCGCGGGGCTATGCCCTGCGTCACCCCTCCGACCCGGAGCAGCTGAGGGTCGGGGAAGAGATCGCGGGTGCTCGTGCGCTCATGGATCTCGCGTCGCAGATGTTGCAGAAGGCCCACGCCGAGATCGACGAGGCGACGGGCCGGCATTCCTACCCGATCAATCAGTGA
- a CDS encoding uroporphyrinogen-III synthase, whose translation MNASSPTTSAFPALAAHGHVTFLGAGPGDPGLLTLRAVEALAAADVLIAEPEVLDVVRTHARAGVDTPQLTIADEVSAAAGVPVIRDAANLVMEAARSGRRVVRAVTGDPGLDGNAAEEMLVCATAGIPFEVVPGVATAVGVPAYAGVPLSGKQGADVRFVDAKNASARCWSEVGASDGILVVSATLETVSSAAAELVGAGRKPDTPLTVTVAGTTTRQRTWSATLGTIAQVFKQGKVLPSHEGARPVIAVVGEHSAAARREELAWFESKPLFGWRVLVPRTKEQAASLSDQLRSYGAVPHEVPTIAVEPPRTPQQMERAVKGLVTGRYEWIAFTSVNAVKAVREKFEEYGLDARAFAGIKVAAVGEQTAAALVEFGVKPDLVPSGEQSAAGLLEDWPPYDPVFDPIDRVFLPRADIATETLVAGLIELGWEVDDVTAYRTVRASPPPADTREAIKGGGFDAVLFTSSSTVRNLVGIAGKPHNVTVIACIGPATAKTAEEHGLRVDVLSPEPSVSKLAEALAEYGAARREAAKEAGETVFRPSERRPGARRRRTT comes from the coding sequence TTGAACGCCTCAAGTCCGACCACCTCCGCTTTCCCGGCACTCGCCGCCCACGGACACGTCACCTTCCTCGGTGCCGGCCCCGGCGACCCGGGTCTGCTGACGCTGCGCGCCGTCGAGGCACTCGCCGCCGCGGACGTGCTGATCGCGGAGCCCGAGGTGCTCGACGTCGTACGGACGCATGCGCGCGCGGGTGTCGACACGCCGCAGCTGACGATCGCTGACGAAGTGTCAGCGGCCGCCGGGGTCCCGGTGATCCGCGACGCCGCCAATCTTGTCATGGAGGCCGCACGGTCCGGCAGGCGGGTGGTGCGTGCCGTCACCGGCGACCCCGGTCTCGACGGGAACGCGGCCGAGGAGATGCTCGTCTGCGCCACCGCCGGCATCCCCTTCGAGGTGGTGCCGGGCGTCGCGACCGCCGTCGGCGTGCCCGCGTACGCCGGTGTGCCGCTCAGCGGCAAGCAGGGCGCGGACGTGCGGTTCGTGGACGCGAAGAACGCCTCGGCGCGCTGCTGGAGCGAGGTGGGGGCGAGCGACGGCATCCTCGTCGTCTCCGCGACGCTGGAGACCGTGTCGAGCGCCGCCGCCGAGCTGGTGGGCGCCGGGCGCAAGCCCGACACCCCGCTGACGGTGACCGTTGCCGGTACGACCACGCGCCAGCGGACCTGGTCCGCGACGCTGGGCACGATCGCCCAGGTGTTCAAGCAGGGCAAGGTGCTCCCCTCGCATGAGGGCGCGCGGCCGGTCATAGCCGTGGTCGGTGAGCACAGCGCCGCCGCGCGGCGCGAGGAGCTGGCCTGGTTCGAGTCGAAGCCGCTGTTCGGCTGGCGGGTGCTCGTACCGCGCACGAAGGAGCAGGCCGCCTCGCTCTCCGACCAGCTGCGTTCGTACGGCGCGGTGCCGCACGAGGTGCCGACGATCGCCGTGGAGCCGCCGCGGACCCCGCAGCAGATGGAGCGGGCCGTGAAGGGCCTGGTGACGGGCCGCTACGAGTGGATCGCCTTCACCTCGGTCAACGCCGTCAAGGCGGTGCGCGAGAAGTTCGAGGAGTACGGGCTCGACGCGCGGGCCTTCGCGGGGATCAAGGTCGCCGCGGTGGGCGAGCAGACCGCTGCCGCGCTGGTGGAGTTCGGCGTGAAGCCGGACCTGGTGCCGAGCGGGGAGCAGTCCGCGGCCGGGCTGCTGGAGGACTGGCCTCCGTACGACCCGGTCTTCGACCCGATCGACCGCGTGTTCCTGCCGCGGGCCGACATCGCGACCGAGACGCTGGTCGCCGGGCTGATCGAGCTCGGCTGGGAGGTCGACGACGTCACCGCCTACCGCACGGTGCGCGCCTCGCCGCCGCCGGCGGACACGCGTGAGGCGATCAAGGGCGGCGGTTTCGACGCCGTGCTCTTCACGTCCTCGTCCACGGTCCGCAACCTGGTCGGGATCGCGGGCAAGCCGCACAACGTGACGGTCATCGCGTGTATCGGGCCGGCGACGGCCAAGACCGCGGAGGAGCACGGGCTGCGCGTGGACGTGCTGTCGCCGGAGCCGTCGGTGTCGAAGCTGGCGGAGGCGCTGGCCGAGTACGGCGCGGCGCGCCGCGAGGCGGCCAAGGAGGCCGGCGAGACGGTGTTCCGGCCCAGCGAGCGGCGGCCGGGTGCGCGGCGCCGTCGTACGACGTGA
- a CDS encoding ABC transporter permease, producing the protein MNPSALALAGRSVRISRRQPDALITALMLPVMLMLIFVYFFGGAIDTGTRYVTYVVPGAMLLCAGFGAASTAVSVADDMKNGVIDRFRSRDVGGIPILAGHVTASVLRNLVSTSLVLAVALAIGFRPQASAPAYLAAAGLLVTYITAISWLAAALGLLAKSPEAASGFTFLMMFLPYPSSAFVPIDTMPDWLHGFANHQPLTPVIESLRALLLDQPAGNAPWLALTWCAAIAAGSVALAATLFNRRTR; encoded by the coding sequence GTGAACCCCTCCGCCCTCGCCCTGGCCGGCCGCAGCGTACGCATCAGCCGCCGCCAGCCGGACGCGCTGATCACCGCCCTGATGCTGCCCGTCATGCTGATGCTGATCTTCGTCTACTTCTTCGGCGGGGCCATCGACACCGGGACCCGGTACGTGACGTACGTGGTCCCGGGAGCCATGCTGCTGTGCGCGGGCTTCGGCGCGGCGAGCACCGCCGTCAGCGTCGCCGACGACATGAAGAACGGCGTCATCGACCGCTTCCGCTCCCGGGACGTCGGCGGCATCCCGATCCTGGCCGGCCACGTCACGGCCTCGGTCCTGCGCAACCTGGTCTCCACCAGCCTCGTGCTGGCCGTGGCCCTCGCCATCGGCTTCCGCCCGCAGGCCTCCGCGCCCGCCTACCTGGCCGCGGCGGGGCTCCTCGTCACGTACATCACGGCGATCTCCTGGCTGGCCGCGGCGCTCGGGCTGCTCGCGAAGTCGCCCGAGGCGGCGAGCGGGTTCACCTTCCTGATGATGTTCCTGCCCTACCCGTCGAGCGCCTTCGTCCCCATCGACACCATGCCGGACTGGCTCCACGGCTTCGCGAACCACCAGCCGCTGACCCCGGTGATCGAATCCCTGCGCGCCCTGCTCCTGGACCAGCCCGCGGGCAACGCCCCCTGGCTGGCCCTGACCTGGTGCGCGGCCATCGCGGCCGGGTCGGTGGCACTGGCGGCCACCCTCTTCAACCGCCGGACCCGCTGA